A genomic window from Mycobacteriales bacterium includes:
- a CDS encoding PIN domain-containing protein, whose translation MSTVLLDTHVVHWWSSEPEKLSGEATAVIEAADELAVSAISWFELAWLAKHERIALATPVRSWLEELARDLRTVGLSPAIADAAVALPSTFPGDPADRIIYATAIETGWPLVTKDRALRRHRHPRRITLW comes from the coding sequence GTGAGCACGGTGTTGCTCGACACCCACGTCGTGCACTGGTGGTCGAGCGAGCCGGAGAAGCTGAGCGGCGAAGCTACCGCGGTCATCGAAGCCGCCGACGAGCTGGCAGTCTCCGCCATCAGCTGGTTCGAGCTGGCCTGGCTTGCCAAGCACGAACGCATCGCTCTCGCCACCCCCGTGCGGAGTTGGCTCGAAGAACTGGCCCGCGACCTGCGCACCGTGGGTCTCAGCCCGGCGATCGCCGACGCGGCCGTGGCGCTGCCCTCGACGTTTCCCGGCGACCCTGCCGATCGCATCATCTACGCGACGGCGATAGAGACCGGCTGGCCGCTCGTGACGAAGGATCGCGCGTTGCGTCGTCACCGCCACCCCCGGCGAATCACGCTCTGGTGA
- a CDS encoding formate/nitrite transporter family protein — protein MAMRTAGDLRRPQVLGRMGQKLTRPTQDAPEDDEGLSAEGGFARTLEEGQRRLGRSWSALTATGVVGGIDVATGVLGLLIVEHATGSKLLGGLAFGIGFIALTLARSELFTENFLVPVIAIAAKRCTWTALLRLWTGTAVFNLLGGWIVTALIIEGFPNLRPKAVELGKFYVDIGLGWRAFALALLGGLVITLMTWMQHTTESIGGKVTAAVTAAFLLGAGSLNHAIVASLLMFAALHTGHAGFTYGDWAMSAGWAALGNSVGGIGLVTLLRLLQVPHRLQEAREEA, from the coding sequence ATGGCGATGCGCACCGCAGGTGACCTGCGGCGACCCCAGGTGCTTGGCCGGATGGGCCAGAAGCTGACCCGCCCCACCCAGGACGCCCCCGAGGATGACGAGGGGCTCTCCGCCGAGGGCGGGTTCGCCCGCACCCTCGAAGAAGGCCAGCGGCGTCTCGGGCGCAGCTGGTCGGCACTCACCGCGACGGGCGTCGTCGGCGGCATCGACGTGGCGACCGGCGTGCTCGGCCTCCTGATCGTCGAGCACGCGACCGGCAGCAAGCTGCTCGGCGGCCTGGCGTTCGGCATCGGCTTCATCGCACTGACCCTGGCCCGCAGCGAGCTGTTCACCGAGAACTTCCTCGTGCCCGTCATCGCGATCGCGGCCAAGCGGTGCACCTGGACGGCGTTGCTGAGGCTCTGGACGGGCACGGCGGTCTTCAACCTGCTCGGTGGCTGGATCGTGACCGCGCTGATCATCGAGGGGTTCCCGAACCTTCGGCCCAAGGCCGTGGAGCTCGGCAAGTTCTACGTCGACATCGGTCTGGGCTGGCGGGCGTTCGCGCTCGCCCTGCTCGGCGGTCTCGTGATCACCCTGATGACGTGGATGCAGCACACCACGGAGTCGATCGGCGGCAAGGTGACCGCCGCGGTCACCGCGGCCTTCCTGCTCGGCGCCGGATCGCTCAACCACGCGATCGTGGCCTCGTTGCTGATGTTCGCCGCGCTGCACACCGGCCACGCCGGCTTCACCTACGGCGACTGGGCGATGTCGGCCGGGTGGGCGGCCCTCGGCAACAGCGTGGGCGGCATCGGGCTG
- a CDS encoding S-layer homology domain-containing protein — translation MTLSRPATVRRAVLSALAVCALAMTGAVVVDQPATRLAAATARPAASDFAETAYGQPWDFTDAGQLPYGSSVQNVATGSGGLSFTAAKGQQLSLVRTELGAIPWGRDGSAHPIDASTYTRMSIRIKSDVFSAQPGVARGQIFWFSCPTMTQSCEGGSFFDVTSSGWQTIDMPLTNAYSGGGYPAAWSGAIRRLILTPNATSSTAAHMQVAWIRIYQPGQGDYQVQGVPSGATSVTWTRQGGSAADTGTIPASGGRATFPADAYPAGIYDFSVNGTVVDTLHLDQRPLVHWQSPNQYGCVEYGANVRGDAWDMSQPTDVAKLLDASNVSYSGGILAATNAGPTQNDPEVWLRLGPALDSHRFYRLRILTRYDGSFGLGGGPGGGTVARVVWGTAQYNTSATWQVSRPIVLYPGWNDVLIDMSDPYNGTSDPSAAESVRYTWSQAGQITFLRFDPNEDPGPRRWYVDSVQVFGDCPASGTFPIQLSDTSTQPHGDEQVTVYADSSGTPSGQHGPPVASFTIPAGTGTGGSGTANVSALATGSYRLFAQVTNGSATVGSYAPTPLQVRGGGAVPRSTTNACPPGQVPAAGFTDVDPSSPHAPNINCVVWWQVAHGVSSTSYAPGLVVPRDQMAAFVARLIRAAGGSLPSNPPDKFADDNGDPFEADINALAAVGVVQGSGGRYYPSAPVDRGSMAAYLDRAYTAITGKTLSHPHDYFADDNGSTFENDINNMAAAGITGGYADGTYRPGVSVTRDQMASFLARELDLLVTNGYAKPPSG, via the coding sequence GTGACCCTCTCCCGCCCGGCGACCGTCCGGCGCGCTGTGCTGTCGGCGCTCGCGGTGTGCGCGCTGGCCATGACCGGCGCCGTCGTGGTCGACCAGCCGGCGACCCGGCTCGCCGCGGCGACGGCACGGCCGGCGGCGAGCGACTTCGCGGAGACGGCGTACGGCCAGCCTTGGGACTTCACCGATGCGGGGCAGCTGCCCTACGGCAGCAGCGTGCAGAACGTCGCCACCGGCAGCGGTGGTCTCTCCTTCACTGCGGCGAAGGGGCAGCAGCTCAGCCTCGTGCGCACCGAGCTGGGCGCGATCCCGTGGGGCCGCGACGGCAGCGCGCATCCGATCGACGCCTCGACCTACACGCGCATGTCGATCCGCATCAAGAGCGACGTCTTCAGCGCGCAGCCCGGCGTCGCGCGCGGGCAGATCTTCTGGTTCTCCTGCCCGACCATGACCCAGTCGTGCGAGGGCGGGTCGTTCTTCGACGTCACGAGCAGCGGCTGGCAGACGATCGACATGCCGCTGACCAACGCCTACAGCGGCGGTGGTTATCCGGCGGCGTGGTCCGGCGCGATCCGCCGGCTGATCCTCACCCCCAACGCCACCAGCAGCACCGCCGCGCACATGCAGGTCGCCTGGATCCGGATCTACCAGCCGGGCCAGGGCGACTACCAGGTGCAGGGCGTGCCGTCCGGCGCGACCAGCGTGACCTGGACCCGCCAGGGTGGATCCGCCGCTGACACCGGCACCATCCCGGCGAGCGGCGGCCGCGCGACGTTCCCTGCCGACGCCTACCCCGCCGGGATCTACGACTTCTCCGTCAACGGCACTGTCGTCGACACGCTTCACCTCGACCAGCGGCCGCTCGTGCACTGGCAGTCGCCCAACCAGTACGGCTGCGTCGAGTACGGCGCCAATGTCCGCGGCGACGCCTGGGACATGAGCCAGCCGACCGACGTCGCCAAGCTGCTCGACGCGAGCAACGTCTCCTACTCCGGCGGCATCCTGGCCGCCACCAACGCCGGCCCCACCCAGAACGACCCGGAGGTCTGGCTGCGGCTCGGCCCGGCGCTCGACTCCCACCGCTTCTACCGGCTGCGGATCCTGACGCGGTACGACGGATCCTTCGGTCTCGGCGGCGGCCCCGGCGGCGGCACGGTCGCGCGCGTCGTCTGGGGCACCGCGCAGTACAACACCTCCGCCACCTGGCAGGTCAGCCGCCCGATCGTCCTCTATCCCGGCTGGAACGACGTGCTCATCGACATGAGCGACCCCTACAACGGCACCAGCGACCCGAGCGCCGCCGAGTCCGTGCGCTACACCTGGAGCCAGGCCGGGCAGATCACGTTCCTGCGGTTCGACCCGAACGAAGACCCGGGCCCGCGCCGCTGGTACGTCGACTCCGTCCAGGTCTTCGGCGACTGCCCGGCCAGCGGCACGTTCCCGATCCAGCTGTCCGACACCTCCACGCAGCCGCACGGCGACGAGCAGGTGACCGTCTACGCCGACAGCTCGGGCACCCCGAGCGGCCAGCACGGCCCGCCGGTCGCGTCGTTCACCATCCCGGCCGGTACGGGCACCGGCGGGTCGGGCACCGCGAACGTCAGCGCGCTGGCGACCGGCAGCTACCGGCTGTTCGCCCAGGTGACGAACGGCTCGGCGACCGTCGGTTCCTACGCGCCCACCCCGCTGCAGGTCCGTGGCGGCGGTGCGGTTCCGCGCAGCACCACCAACGCCTGCCCACCGGGTCAGGTGCCCGCCGCCGGGTTCACCGACGTCGACCCGTCCAGCCCACACGCGCCGAACATCAACTGCGTGGTCTGGTGGCAGGTCGCGCACGGCGTGAGCTCCACGTCGTACGCCCCGGGTCTCGTCGTGCCGCGTGACCAGATGGCGGCGTTCGTCGCGCGGCTCATCCGCGCCGCCGGCGGGTCCCTGCCGTCCAACCCGCCGGACAAGTTCGCCGACGACAACGGCGACCCGTTCGAGGCCGACATCAACGCCCTCGCCGCCGTCGGCGTGGTGCAGGGCAGCGGCGGGCGCTACTACCCGTCCGCGCCGGTCGACCGCGGGTCGATGGCGGCGTACCTCGACCGCGCCTACACCGCGATCACCGGCAAGACGCTGAGCCACCCGCACGACTACTTCGCCGACGACAACGGCTCCACGTTCGAGAACGACATCAACAACATGGCCGCCGCCGGCATCACCGGGGGCTACGCCGACGGCACCTACCGGCCCGGAGTATCGGTGACCCGCGACCAGATGGCGTCGTTCCTCGCCCGCGAGCTCGACCTGCTGGTAACCAACGGCTACGCCAAGCCACCCTCCGGCTGA
- a CDS encoding EAL domain-containing protein yields MRLGPARAVRLLVLAVAVDALLTAVLGSDETGRFLSGETDGSALLGGAGLALLVVLCLLLWRAVREVTVLSHADQPAEQRLDAIRRRTKAVISRREITVALQPIVSFGSGRWVAVEALARFGDGRPPDLWFAEAQEVGLGVELELVALHKQLDLLGDLPSGITLSVNASPALVLDPRFRAAIDGVDMARLTVEITEHAAVHTYDEIRDVLLPLRERGLRLAVDDTGAGYASFHHVLRLRPDSIKLDRSLLAHITSDPARRAFVTAIVLLGLELGASVTAEGVETPSELETLATLGVDYAQGFLLARPSTQRADWLRWRSRTWLRPVDHFTPQSQPRR; encoded by the coding sequence ATGCGGCTCGGGCCGGCGCGTGCTGTCCGGCTGCTGGTGCTCGCGGTCGCGGTCGACGCGCTGTTGACCGCGGTGCTCGGCAGCGACGAGACGGGCCGCTTCCTGAGTGGGGAGACCGACGGCTCCGCACTGCTCGGGGGCGCCGGCCTCGCGCTGCTCGTGGTCCTCTGCCTGTTGCTGTGGCGGGCCGTCCGCGAGGTGACGGTGCTCAGTCATGCGGACCAGCCGGCGGAGCAGCGCCTCGACGCGATCCGGCGGCGCACGAAAGCGGTGATCTCGCGGCGTGAGATCACCGTAGCCCTGCAGCCGATCGTGTCCTTCGGCAGCGGCCGCTGGGTGGCGGTCGAGGCGCTGGCCCGCTTCGGCGACGGCCGGCCGCCCGACCTGTGGTTCGCCGAGGCCCAGGAGGTCGGCCTCGGAGTCGAGCTCGAGCTGGTGGCCCTGCACAAGCAGCTCGACCTCCTCGGCGACCTGCCGTCGGGCATCACGTTGTCGGTCAACGCCTCGCCGGCGCTGGTCCTCGACCCCCGTTTCCGGGCCGCGATCGACGGCGTCGACATGGCGCGCCTCACGGTCGAGATCACCGAGCACGCCGCCGTACACACCTACGACGAGATCCGTGACGTGCTGCTTCCGTTGCGCGAGCGTGGCCTGCGGCTGGCCGTCGACGACACCGGCGCGGGCTATGCGTCGTTCCACCACGTGCTGCGGTTGCGCCCCGACAGCATCAAGCTCGACCGTTCCCTGCTGGCCCACATCACCAGCGACCCGGCCCGGCGCGCGTTCGTGACGGCCATCGTCCTGCTCGGGCTGGAGCTGGGCGCGAGCGTGACGGCCGAGGGCGTCGAGACCCCCAGCGAGCTCGAGACGCTCGCCACCCTGGGCGTCGACTACGCCCAGGGCTTCCTGCTCGCCCGGCCCTCGACCCAGCGCGCCGACTGGCTGCGCTGGCGTTCGCGCACCTGGCTGCGGCCGGTCGACCACTTCACCCCTCAGTCGCAGCCCCGGCGGTGA